The following are encoded together in the Ictidomys tridecemlineatus isolate mIctTri1 chromosome X, mIctTri1.hap1, whole genome shotgun sequence genome:
- the Gdpd2 gene encoding glycerophosphoinositol inositolphosphodiesterase GDPD2 isoform X1, translating to MAPGCCSVWARCLHCLYSCHWRKCPKERMKTSKCDCIWFGLLFLTFLLSLGWLYIGLILLNDLHNFNEFLFRHWGHWMDWSLAFLLVISLLVTYASLLLLLALLLQLCGQPLHLHSLHKVLLLLIMLLVATGLVGLDIKWRQEWHSLRLSLQATAPFLHIGAVAGITLLAWPVADTFYRIRPRGPKILLLFLFSGVALVIYLAPLFISSPCIMEPTDLPTKPGLVGHRGAPMLAPENTLMSLRKTAECGAAVFETDVMVSSDGVPFLMHDEKLSRTTDVASVFPARTTAHSSEFSWAELKRLNAGAWFLERQPFWGAKQLSGPDRKEAESQTVPALEELLKEAAVLNLSIMFDLRRPPQNHTYYDTFVNQTLETVLSAGVPQAMVLWLPDEDRANVQQRAPRMRQIYGQQRVNITERPQFLNLPYQDLPLLDIKALHQDNVSVNLFVVNKPWLFSLLWCAGVDSVTTNDCQLLQQMRYPIWLISPKTYLMMWIITNCVSTLLLVWTFLLQGRCANERERTGLETAVLLTRINNVITD from the exons ATGGCCCCTGGCTGCTGTTCCGTCTGGGCCCGCTGCCTCCACTGCCTGTATAGCTGCCACTGGAGGAAATGCCCCAAAGAGAGGATGAAAACGAGCAAG TGCGACTGTATCTGGTTTGGCCTGCTCTTCCtcaccttcctcctctccctgggcTGGCTGTACATCGGGCTCATCCTTCTCAATGACCTGCACAACTTCAATGA ATTCTTATTCCGCCACTGGGGACACTGGATGGACTGGTCCCTGGCATTCCTGCTGGTCATCTCTCTACTGGTCACATATGCATCCTTGCTATTG ctcctggccctgctcctgcaGCTCTGTGGACAACCTCTGCATCTGCACAGTCTCCACAAG GTGCTGCTGCTCCTCATTATGCTTCTTGTGGCCACTGGCCTTGTGGGACTGGACATCAAATGGCGACAGGAGTGGCATAGCTTACGTCTGTCACTGCAG GCCACAGCCCCATTCCTTCATATTGGAGCAGTCGCTGGAATCACCCTCCTGGCCTGGCCTGTGGCTGATACCTTCTACCGTATCCGCCCAAGAG GTCCCAAGATTCTGCTACTGTTCCTATTTTCTGGAGTTGCCCTGGTCATCTACCTGGCCCCCCTATTCATCTCCTCACCCTGCATCATGGAACCCACAGACTTACCCACTAAGCCTGGGCTGGTGGGACACCGAGGGGCCCCCATG CTGGCCCCCGAGAACACCCTGATGTCCCTGCGGAAGACCGCGGAATGTGGAGCCGCTGTGTTTGAGACTGATGTGATGGTCAG CTCCGACGGGGTCCCATTTCTCATGCATGATGAGAAGCTGAGCAGAACCACGGATGTAGCCTCTGTGTTCCCAGCCCGAACTACAGCCCACAGCAGCGAATTCTCCTGGGCTGAACTAAAGAGACTCAATGCTGGGGCCTGGTTCTTAGAG agGCAACCCTTCTGGGGGGCCAAGCAGCTATCAGGCCCTGATCGGAAAGAAGCTGAGAGTCAGACAGTACCAGCATTAGAAGAGCTATTGAAGGAAGCGGCAGTCCTCAACCTTTCCATCATGTTTGACTTGCGTCGTCCTCCACAAAACCACACATACTATGACACCTTTGTCAACCAAACATTGGAGACTGTGCTGAGTGCAGGGGTGCCCCAAGCCATG GTCCTTTGGCTACCAGATGAAGATCGGGCTAATGTCCAACAACGTGCACCAAGAATGCGCCAGATATATGGACAGCAAAGAGTCAACATAACTGAGAGGCCCCAGTTTCTCAACCTCCCATATCAAGACCTGCCACTGTTAGATATCAA GGCACTGCACCAGGATAATGTCTCCGTGAATCTATTTGTAGTGAACAAACCCTGGCTCTTCTCCCTGCTCTGGTGTGCAGGAGTGGATTCAGTCACCACCAATGACTGCCAGCTGCTTCAGCAGATGCGTTACCCCATCTGGCTTATT TCCCCCAAAACCTACTTAATGATGTGGATCATTACCAACTGTGTTTCTACCCTACTGCTTGTGTGGACCTTCCTCCTCCAAGG GAGATGTGccaatgaaagagagagaactg GCTTAGAAACAGCAGTGCTGCTGACAAGGATCAACAATGTCATAACGGATTGA
- the Gdpd2 gene encoding glycerophosphoinositol inositolphosphodiesterase GDPD2 isoform X2 — protein MDWSLAFLLVISLLVTYASLLLLLALLLQLCGQPLHLHSLHKVLLLLIMLLVATGLVGLDIKWRQEWHSLRLSLQATAPFLHIGAVAGITLLAWPVADTFYRIRPRGPKILLLFLFSGVALVIYLAPLFISSPCIMEPTDLPTKPGLVGHRGAPMLAPENTLMSLRKTAECGAAVFETDVMVSSDGVPFLMHDEKLSRTTDVASVFPARTTAHSSEFSWAELKRLNAGAWFLERQPFWGAKQLSGPDRKEAESQTVPALEELLKEAAVLNLSIMFDLRRPPQNHTYYDTFVNQTLETVLSAGVPQAMVLWLPDEDRANVQQRAPRMRQIYGQQRVNITERPQFLNLPYQDLPLLDIKALHQDNVSVNLFVVNKPWLFSLLWCAGVDSVTTNDCQLLQQMRYPIWLISPKTYLMMWIITNCVSTLLLVWTFLLQGRCANERERTGLETAVLLTRINNVITD, from the exons ATGGACTGGTCCCTGGCATTCCTGCTGGTCATCTCTCTACTGGTCACATATGCATCCTTGCTATTG ctcctggccctgctcctgcaGCTCTGTGGACAACCTCTGCATCTGCACAGTCTCCACAAG GTGCTGCTGCTCCTCATTATGCTTCTTGTGGCCACTGGCCTTGTGGGACTGGACATCAAATGGCGACAGGAGTGGCATAGCTTACGTCTGTCACTGCAG GCCACAGCCCCATTCCTTCATATTGGAGCAGTCGCTGGAATCACCCTCCTGGCCTGGCCTGTGGCTGATACCTTCTACCGTATCCGCCCAAGAG GTCCCAAGATTCTGCTACTGTTCCTATTTTCTGGAGTTGCCCTGGTCATCTACCTGGCCCCCCTATTCATCTCCTCACCCTGCATCATGGAACCCACAGACTTACCCACTAAGCCTGGGCTGGTGGGACACCGAGGGGCCCCCATG CTGGCCCCCGAGAACACCCTGATGTCCCTGCGGAAGACCGCGGAATGTGGAGCCGCTGTGTTTGAGACTGATGTGATGGTCAG CTCCGACGGGGTCCCATTTCTCATGCATGATGAGAAGCTGAGCAGAACCACGGATGTAGCCTCTGTGTTCCCAGCCCGAACTACAGCCCACAGCAGCGAATTCTCCTGGGCTGAACTAAAGAGACTCAATGCTGGGGCCTGGTTCTTAGAG agGCAACCCTTCTGGGGGGCCAAGCAGCTATCAGGCCCTGATCGGAAAGAAGCTGAGAGTCAGACAGTACCAGCATTAGAAGAGCTATTGAAGGAAGCGGCAGTCCTCAACCTTTCCATCATGTTTGACTTGCGTCGTCCTCCACAAAACCACACATACTATGACACCTTTGTCAACCAAACATTGGAGACTGTGCTGAGTGCAGGGGTGCCCCAAGCCATG GTCCTTTGGCTACCAGATGAAGATCGGGCTAATGTCCAACAACGTGCACCAAGAATGCGCCAGATATATGGACAGCAAAGAGTCAACATAACTGAGAGGCCCCAGTTTCTCAACCTCCCATATCAAGACCTGCCACTGTTAGATATCAA GGCACTGCACCAGGATAATGTCTCCGTGAATCTATTTGTAGTGAACAAACCCTGGCTCTTCTCCCTGCTCTGGTGTGCAGGAGTGGATTCAGTCACCACCAATGACTGCCAGCTGCTTCAGCAGATGCGTTACCCCATCTGGCTTATT TCCCCCAAAACCTACTTAATGATGTGGATCATTACCAACTGTGTTTCTACCCTACTGCTTGTGTGGACCTTCCTCCTCCAAGG GAGATGTGccaatgaaagagagagaactg GCTTAGAAACAGCAGTGCTGCTGACAAGGATCAACAATGTCATAACGGATTGA